In Micromonospora sp. LH3U1, one genomic interval encodes:
- a CDS encoding NAD(P)-dependent alcohol dehydrogenase, with product MRALRLREWKSEPELVEVPEPTPGPGQVVVRIGGAGACHSDLHLMDDFEPGSMPWNPPFTLGHENAGWVHALGDGVSGLTIGQPVAVFGPWGCGTCARCRVGVDPYCENPAGAPVPGGGGGLGLDGGMAEFELVPDARHIVPLPDGLDPVDAAPLTDAGLTPYHAIRRSWPKLPPGSTAVVIGVGGLGHVGVQILKATTAARIIAVDTRAEALRLAQECGADQTVTSGPTAAEEIREATGGRGADVVLDFVGVDATLALGVAVARTVGDLTIVGIGGGTVGVSFFSVPYEVSIATTYWGSRPELVEVLELGARGLVRPKTTTFALEDALDAYRQMRDGTMEGRAVIVP from the coding sequence ATGCGCGCGCTGCGATTGCGGGAGTGGAAGTCGGAACCGGAGTTGGTCGAGGTCCCTGAGCCGACGCCCGGGCCGGGCCAGGTGGTGGTCCGGATCGGCGGTGCCGGCGCCTGCCACTCCGACCTGCACCTGATGGACGATTTCGAGCCGGGTTCCATGCCCTGGAACCCGCCGTTCACCCTCGGCCACGAGAACGCGGGCTGGGTGCACGCGCTCGGCGACGGCGTAAGCGGCCTGACAATCGGCCAGCCCGTCGCCGTCTTCGGGCCGTGGGGCTGCGGCACCTGCGCTCGCTGCCGCGTCGGCGTCGACCCGTACTGCGAGAACCCGGCCGGCGCCCCGGTGCCGGGTGGGGGCGGCGGGCTCGGCCTGGACGGCGGCATGGCCGAGTTCGAGCTGGTCCCGGACGCGCGACACATCGTGCCGTTGCCGGACGGGTTGGATCCGGTGGATGCCGCGCCGCTGACCGACGCCGGCCTCACCCCGTACCACGCGATCCGGCGGTCCTGGCCGAAGCTGCCGCCCGGCAGCACGGCCGTGGTGATCGGGGTCGGCGGGCTGGGGCATGTGGGCGTCCAGATCCTCAAGGCCACCACGGCCGCCCGCATCATCGCGGTGGACACGCGCGCCGAGGCGCTGCGGCTGGCGCAGGAGTGCGGCGCCGACCAGACCGTCACCTCAGGCCCCACCGCCGCCGAGGAGATCCGGGAGGCCACGGGCGGCCGGGGCGCGGACGTCGTGCTCGACTTCGTGGGCGTGGACGCCACCCTGGCGCTCGGCGTGGCGGTGGCCCGCACCGTGGGTGACCTGACGATCGTGGGCATCGGCGGGGGCACCGTGGGGGTCTCGTTCTTCTCCGTGCCGTACGAGGTGAGCATCGCGACCACCTACTGGGGCAGTCGTCCCGAGCTGGTCGAGGTGCTGGAGCTGGGTGCCCGGGGTCTGGTCCGGCCGAAGACCACCACCTTCGCGCTCGAGGACGCCCTCGACGCGTACCGCCAGATGCGCGACGGGACGATGGAGGGCCGGGCCGTGATCGTGCCGTGA
- a CDS encoding SCP2 sterol-binding domain-containing protein — translation MGTTAAQYLQQFDAGRRANLAETTAGTLRLDIRGDGCTDHWYLTVADQHVQINRSADDADLVVRADRTIFDQMANGEMHLATALLRNELVVQGDLRLLTLLRRIFPGPAGARHPRELGRAALEGRAAVDDRGVRP, via the coding sequence ATGGGCACGACGGCGGCGCAGTACCTGCAACAGTTCGACGCGGGCCGGCGAGCCAACCTGGCGGAAACCACGGCGGGAACCCTGCGACTGGACATACGCGGCGACGGCTGCACCGATCACTGGTACCTGACCGTCGCCGACCAGCACGTCCAGATCAACCGCTCCGCGGACGACGCCGACCTGGTGGTCCGCGCGGACCGGACGATCTTCGACCAGATGGCGAACGGCGAGATGCACCTGGCCACGGCTCTGCTGCGCAACGAACTGGTCGTGCAGGGCGACCTGCGACTGCTGACGCTGCTGCGGCGCATATTTCCTGGGCCAGCCGGCGCCCGCCATCCACGCGAGCTGGGTCGCGCCGCGCTGGAGGGTCGGGCTGCGGTTGACGATCGGGGTGTGCGCCCGTGA
- a CDS encoding mycothiol transferase, with translation MDVSDLLTETYDRLPDLVRAAVDGLTPEQLHWQPGPGANSIGWLVWHLTRVQDHHVADLLDAEQVWVSGDWAGRFGLTADPDNTGYGHSSAQVAAVRPESAQALIDYYEAVAARTGSFLAGLGPADLDRVVDEAWDPPVTLGVRLVSIAEDDQQHVGQAAYVRGLVAAD, from the coding sequence GTGGACGTGAGTGATCTGCTGACCGAGACGTACGACCGGCTGCCCGACCTCGTTCGCGCGGCGGTCGACGGCCTCACCCCGGAGCAACTGCACTGGCAGCCCGGGCCGGGCGCCAACTCGATCGGCTGGCTCGTCTGGCACCTGACCCGGGTCCAGGACCATCACGTCGCCGACCTGCTCGACGCCGAGCAGGTCTGGGTCAGCGGCGACTGGGCGGGGCGGTTCGGGCTCACCGCCGACCCGGACAACACCGGCTACGGCCATTCATCGGCGCAGGTCGCGGCAGTACGGCCGGAGAGCGCACAGGCGCTGATCGACTACTACGAGGCGGTCGCGGCGCGTACCGGATCGTTCCTGGCCGGGTTGGGTCCGGCGGACCTCGACCGCGTGGTCGACGAGGCGTGGGACCCGCCGGTCACCCTCGGAGTGCGGCTGGTCAGCATCGCCGAGGACGACCAGCAGCACGTCGGCCAGGCCGCCTACGTCCGCGGCCTTGTCGCGGCCGACTGA
- a CDS encoding 2'-5' RNA ligase family protein — MVAALELYLDPDATRRIRVLWDALEAEGVQSMRSLWERRHRPHVSLAVAPRFNPEQVADALRGTVVAAPLRLDFQHAGQFVGRVLWLGPAPTPELLTHQRLVYDRLAAADIPLDEHYQPGRWVPHCTLSMRVPNTLMAAAVRRCLEVLPLAATVVGAALTDHARGIAHPLP; from the coding sequence GTGGTCGCGGCGTTGGAGCTGTATCTGGACCCGGACGCTACCCGGCGGATCCGGGTGCTCTGGGACGCGCTGGAAGCCGAGGGCGTACAGAGCATGCGGTCGCTGTGGGAGCGGCGCCACCGCCCACACGTCTCGCTCGCGGTGGCGCCCCGCTTCAACCCCGAACAGGTCGCCGATGCGCTGCGCGGGACGGTCGTGGCCGCCCCGCTGCGACTCGACTTCCAGCACGCCGGGCAGTTCGTCGGCCGGGTGCTCTGGCTCGGCCCGGCACCCACCCCGGAGCTGCTGACCCACCAACGGCTGGTGTACGACCGGCTCGCCGCCGCCGACATCCCCCTGGACGAGCACTATCAGCCGGGCCGTTGGGTGCCGCACTGCACGCTCTCCATGCGGGTACCGAACACACTGATGGCCGCCGCGGTGCGGCGCTGCCTCGAGGTGTTGCCGCTGGCCGCGACCGTGGTCGGCGCCGCCCTCACCGACCACGCACGCGGCATCGCCCACCCGCTGCCCTGA
- the corA gene encoding magnesium/cobalt transporter CorA, translated as MVGGRRFRPGDGFGRQLDEYETRVGVPPSTESPTPPANGLVDSAVYIRGHRFASPSGLAETYRCLQEQDGAMAWIGLYRPDIDQITSLAREFRLHDLAVEDAINAHQRPKLERYGHTLFVVLRAARYDDLREEVEFSELHLFIGPGFVVTVRHGEAPDLAAVRRRMETEAQMLAQGPEAVLYAILDQVVDGYAPVVAGLENDIDEIETQVFGGDPNASRRIYGLSREVIQFQRAARPLLTVLDALADGAGTASADEELRRYLRDVTDHLTQVVERVDGFRHLLQNILTVNATLVSQQQNEEMRSLTAASYAQNEELKKVSSWAAILFAPTLIGTVYGMNFVHMPELHWRFGYLFALLLMLLVCGTLYMIFKRRGWL; from the coding sequence ATGGTCGGTGGCCGCCGCTTCCGCCCGGGTGATGGCTTCGGTCGCCAACTCGACGAGTACGAGACAAGGGTTGGCGTGCCGCCGTCCACGGAGTCGCCCACTCCGCCCGCCAATGGCCTGGTGGACAGCGCGGTCTACATCCGAGGGCACCGGTTCGCCTCGCCGTCCGGCCTCGCCGAGACGTACCGCTGCCTGCAGGAGCAGGACGGCGCGATGGCCTGGATCGGGTTGTACCGGCCCGACATCGACCAGATCACCTCGCTGGCCCGGGAGTTCCGGCTGCACGACCTGGCGGTCGAGGACGCGATCAACGCCCACCAGCGACCAAAACTGGAACGGTACGGGCACACGCTGTTCGTGGTGCTGCGGGCCGCCCGCTACGACGACCTGCGGGAGGAGGTCGAGTTCTCCGAGCTGCACCTGTTCATCGGGCCGGGCTTCGTGGTCACCGTCCGACACGGCGAGGCACCGGATCTGGCCGCGGTGCGGCGGCGGATGGAGACCGAGGCGCAGATGCTCGCCCAGGGCCCGGAGGCGGTCCTGTACGCGATCCTCGACCAGGTCGTCGACGGGTACGCGCCGGTGGTGGCCGGTCTGGAGAACGACATCGACGAGATCGAGACCCAGGTGTTCGGCGGTGACCCGAACGCGAGCCGGCGCATCTACGGCCTCAGCCGCGAGGTCATCCAGTTCCAGCGGGCCGCCCGCCCACTGCTCACCGTGCTCGACGCGCTGGCCGACGGCGCCGGCACCGCCAGCGCGGATGAGGAACTGCGCCGCTACCTGCGCGACGTGACCGACCACCTGACCCAGGTGGTGGAGCGGGTGGACGGTTTCCGACACCTCTTGCAGAACATCCTTACCGTCAACGCCACCCTCGTCTCACAGCAGCAGAACGAGGAGATGCGCAGCCTCACCGCGGCCAGCTACGCGCAGAACGAGGAGCTGAAGAAGGTGTCGTCCTGGGCGGCGATCCTGTTCGCTCCCACGCTCATCGGCACGGTGTACGGAATGAACTTCGTCCACATGCCGGAGTTGCACTGGCGCTTCGGCTACCTGTTCGCGCTGCTGTTGATGCTGCTGGTCTGCGGCACCCTCTATATGATCTTCAAGCGGCGCGGCTGGCTGTGA